The following are from one region of the Cytobacillus firmus genome:
- the ftsZ gene encoding cell division protein FtsZ, with amino-acid sequence MLEFDTNLDSLATIKVIGVGGGGNNAVNRMIEHGVQGVEFIAVNTDAQALNLSKAEVKMQIGGKLTRGLGAGANPEVGKKAAEESKEQVEEALKGADMVFVTAGMGGGTGTGAAPVIAQIARDLGALTVGVVTRPFTFEGRKRSTQAAGGIAAMKEAVDTLIVIPNDRLLEIVDKSTPMLEAFREADNVLRQGVQGISDLIAVPGLINLDFADVKTIMSNKGSALMGIGVAAGENRAAEAAKKAISSPLLETSIDGAQGVLMNITGGSNLSLYEVQEAADIVASASDQDVNMIFGSVINENLKDEIVVTVIATGFNEEVIQPKPTRPSFGQPKSAPNMGSSMKREPKREEAQQETVRSSQSHQPEETLDIPTFLRNRNRRR; translated from the coding sequence ATGTTGGAATTTGATACAAATTTGGATTCATTAGCAACTATAAAAGTCATCGGCGTTGGAGGCGGCGGTAACAATGCAGTAAACAGAATGATTGAGCATGGTGTTCAAGGGGTCGAGTTTATTGCAGTTAACACGGATGCACAGGCGCTGAATTTATCAAAAGCAGAAGTGAAAATGCAAATCGGAGGCAAGCTTACAAGGGGACTTGGGGCTGGTGCCAACCCTGAGGTAGGCAAAAAAGCAGCAGAAGAAAGTAAAGAGCAGGTAGAAGAAGCTCTTAAAGGTGCGGATATGGTATTCGTTACTGCTGGTATGGGAGGAGGAACTGGAACAGGAGCGGCGCCAGTCATTGCCCAGATCGCACGCGATTTAGGAGCTCTTACTGTTGGTGTCGTTACACGTCCATTCACCTTTGAAGGCCGCAAGCGTTCCACTCAGGCAGCCGGCGGAATTGCTGCTATGAAGGAAGCGGTTGATACGCTGATCGTCATTCCAAATGACAGGCTATTAGAAATCGTTGATAAAAGCACTCCAATGCTTGAAGCATTCCGCGAAGCGGATAATGTTCTTCGCCAGGGTGTTCAGGGTATTTCCGATTTAATCGCTGTCCCGGGATTAATTAACCTTGACTTTGCAGATGTGAAAACAATCATGTCAAATAAAGGTTCAGCCTTAATGGGAATTGGTGTTGCTGCAGGAGAAAACCGTGCAGCAGAAGCCGCGAAAAAAGCGATTTCATCTCCTTTACTTGAGACATCCATTGATGGAGCACAAGGCGTCTTAATGAATATTACCGGCGGGTCGAATCTAAGCCTTTATGAAGTACAGGAGGCTGCTGACATTGTTGCTTCGGCATCAGATCAGGACGTAAATATGATCTTCGGTTCCGTTATAAATGAAAATCTTAAAGATGAGATCGTCGTGACGGTCATTGCAACGGGATTTAATGAAGAAGTGATCCAGCCTAAGCCCACGAGGCCATCATTCGGCCAGCCTAAATCTGCTCCAAATATGGGAAGTAGTATGAAGCGTGAGCCAAAGAGAGAGGAAGCTCAACAGGAAACTGTAAGAAGCAGCCAATCTCATCAGCCGGAAGAAACGTTGGATATCCCGACGTTCCTGCGTAATCGCAACCGCAGAAGATAA